One stretch of Gloeocapsa sp. DLM2.Bin57 DNA includes these proteins:
- a CDS encoding CemA family protein, with product MLVSIFKPLHKLSKKANSRALDKALEAAKNIKKIENEHFQGQAIAFDPDKGKTVSDYFQTQLDQQLLKVRYHLSSFRVSGFLFNREQYSREQQAEILNKLEFIEGVLKRYRDRPNSANLIDTRVVTDSVNPSEDTNTISKNLVIGLPKFRGKNGEHNSLVDAVSQIRRELSPQYEDEVIESVRAQKREKEIAIRWLLILLLIPLFFQIVTRNLVFEPLFDYYRDRFPDRVQISEEVSERFLTEYNHQKDNLEIATLLGLIEEERKQEKLQEMAQEIYQEAGYRSLDAYKNIAADGVSLAIFIFLAIIGRKQLIYIRMFIDRIFRSLNDIAKVYLFILLTDLFVGFHSAEGWEVILQGIAHHFGLPENDKLVYIFIATVPVILDSTFKLWIFVYLTRSSPTSVAIYEKMNQ from the coding sequence ATGCTAGTTTCTATCTTTAAACCGTTACACAAATTATCTAAAAAAGCTAACTCACGAGCTTTAGATAAAGCTTTAGAAGCAGCAAAAAACATCAAAAAAATCGAAAATGAACACTTTCAAGGTCAAGCGATCGCCTTTGATCCTGATAAGGGGAAAACCGTCTCTGACTACTTTCAAACGCAACTAGATCAACAACTGTTAAAAGTTCGTTATCATCTAAGTAGTTTTCGCGTCAGTGGTTTCTTATTTAACCGTGAACAGTACTCCCGAGAACAACAAGCAGAAATCTTAAACAAGTTAGAATTTATTGAGGGAGTCTTAAAAAGATACCGCGATCGCCCCAATAGTGCTAATCTAATCGATACTAGGGTAGTTACTGACTCTGTTAATCCTTCGGAAGATACCAATACAATTAGTAAAAACCTCGTGATTGGTTTACCCAAATTCCGCGGTAAAAATGGTGAACATAACTCCTTAGTAGATGCTGTGTCTCAAATTCGTCGGGAATTATCCCCCCAATACGAAGATGAAGTAATCGAAAGTGTTCGAGCACAAAAACGAGAGAAAGAAATCGCTATTCGTTGGCTCTTAATTTTACTTTTGATTCCTTTATTTTTTCAAATAGTTACTCGTAACTTAGTTTTTGAACCTCTTTTTGATTATTATCGTGACAGATTTCCAGATCGAGTCCAAATTTCAGAAGAAGTCTCAGAAAGATTTTTAACAGAATATAATCACCAAAAAGATAACCTAGAAATTGCTACGTTACTAGGGCTAATTGAGGAAGAAAGGAAACAAGAAAAACTCCAAGAAATGGCTCAAGAAATTTATCAAGAAGCAGGTTATCGCAGTTTAGACGCTTATAAAAATATAGCTGCTGATGGTGTATCTTTAGCAATTTTTATCTTTCTAGCGATTATCGGAAGGAAACAATTAATTTATATCAGAATGTTTATAGATCGTATCTTTCGCAGTCTCAATGATATTGCTAAAGTATATCTATTTATTCTACTTACTGATTTATTTGTTGGTTTCCACTCCGCTGAAGGTTGGGAAGTAATTTTACAAGGAATAGCTCACCATTTTGGGTTGCCAGAAAATGATAAACTAGTCTATATTTTTATTGCTACTGTACCTGTTATACTTGATTCAACCTTCAAACTTTGGATTTTTGTTTATTTAACTCGTTCTTCTCCTACCTCAGTAGCAATTTATGAAAAAATGAATCAGTAG
- a CDS encoding (2Fe-2S) ferredoxin domain-containing protein, whose product MKNKAISQQFSLVGQLKGFIFKDGYKLKYLRLQVENIEYWIKVKKEHRPQFEHLNPEGIELKVTGEIDICHKTRKMTLNAEEIKIISPDNLANNPTPCKKAQKASILICQKSTCWKRGGAAIYRELTETLSKYGLEDQVLIKTTGCLKKCKQPPNLVFMPDRARYSCVSCEEVSEILAQHIALGARE is encoded by the coding sequence ATGAAAAATAAAGCAATAAGTCAACAATTCAGCCTAGTTGGTCAATTAAAAGGGTTTATCTTTAAGGATGGCTATAAACTTAAATACCTACGTCTCCAAGTAGAAAATATAGAATATTGGATTAAAGTCAAAAAAGAACACCGTCCACAATTTGAGCATCTCAATCCAGAAGGTATCGAGTTAAAAGTGACAGGGGAAATCGATATCTGTCATAAAACCCGCAAAATGACCCTTAACGCTGAGGAAATAAAGATAATCAGTCCTGATAACTTAGCTAATAACCCTACTCCCTGTAAGAAAGCTCAAAAAGCCTCTATTCTGATTTGTCAAAAATCCACTTGTTGGAAACGTGGAGGGGCGGCTATTTATAGAGAATTAACGGAAACTCTATCTAAATATGGGTTAGAGGATCAAGTGTTGATTAAAACTACGGGCTGTTTAAAGAAATGTAAACAACCTCCTAACTTAGTATTTATGCCAGATCGCGCTCGTTATAGTTGTGTCAGCTGTGAGGAAGTCTCCGAGATACTCGCACAACATATAGCACTAGGCGCAAGGGAATAG